The window TTTCCCTTTATTATCATAATTAGCCTTTACTTGGAAAGCTAGTAATAAAAACTCTTCAAAGAGCATCATCAATTATTACTTTCAGGCAAATGAGGGTGGGGGGACTCTCAAGTTAAAATGGGACTTCCTAGTTCCCAGAAAGGCTGACACCTCTTTAGTCAGCACTAAAAGCAGGATTAATGTGTGattattaagaaaatcatttgtGGCTTTATTCTTCTTGCTACTTGAAAAAGAGTGATGTGATGGCAGTGAAGGCCAACATCATATAGGGAAGACCAAGTCCACACTTTGTCCCGAATCAACCGCTACTACATGAGTCTTCTTGGTTGAGGCAGTTGAACCCACAGTGACAGAATAGGTCCCTGGATATACTTCTATGTAGAGGTCCTTTGAGACATCTTCAgcctgaaaggaaaagaagacaccATAGATTTTATATCTCAATGCCAACACAACACCTCCACCAGGCTACCTTTGTGTGCCAGAGGTATGATGAAATAAAGCACTGATGGGGGAGATGGAGGTCCTGTCTTCAAGGCTCAGCTTGGTCATACAATACCACTGTCATCTAGATAAACCTCAgccttttcttatatttgtttccttatttataaagcTGTGATACTATCTATCTCACAAGTAAGCATGTGAAAACACTTCATAAATGCTAAAGTGTTATAGAAATATGaaggattatttaaaaaaaaagcactctAGTTGGGGTTAGAATTAGGCAGAGGGACAGACTGATGGTCATTGTTTTGCACTTGTAAGCAGAGACTGACGTAATGGCAAGGTCCCTAGGATAATGAgaaacattctttttcatttgttttgctaaATTCATTATCAAGAAGATCAAgcatttcttttctcctaaaaAAATCATATGTGAACAATATGAATGGATGCCATTTTGTCACTGAAGCAGTAAGTGAGCTGGAGGAATGGTTCTATGCTGGAAGCTGGACTTAATGAGTTTAGAGCTGAAATGAGTGCAAACCATTCTCTTGAGCTAGACTTCACCCATGGTTGGGAAGTGGGTCATGGTAGGTATGCAGGCAGAAGATGGGTCTCAGTTCAGAAGGCAAAAGGGCAAAGTCACAAACCAGAAAAGAGCCAGTTACAGCAAAAGTGTCAGCTATGATGCTCAGTCATGTTTGGTCAATGCTCAGAAGAAGCCACACTGGGAAAAGTAAAACCACTGGCCAGCAAATTCACCAGCAGGAATAAATAATGTTTATGAaactctctctcaccctgctttGTCCTTCAGATAGATCTGAAGCTGATTTTTACAAAAGTTGTTTACTGCAAAATTGGAGGTCCATTATTTAACAAATGTGAATATACATGAATGTCATATTTACtggttattaaatataaatgagaagTTTCAGAAAAAACAACTGTATCAGAATTGCAAAAAGTCAAAGATGCTCTGTAATCAAGATTAATGGTGGGGTAAGACTGCATCATGGCTCCAACATTATGGAACATCAGGAAGATCAGCATCACCAAAAATCAGCAATGATGGAGGCATCTAAGCTAATGATTTATATTTGTACTACAAGGAAAATAATCTTAGTTGCTACTAATGCTAGTATATTCCAAATCCTGGCTCCCAGCAAACTGTAtacaaaaaggaatttattgtaGCAACATGCTGAAGTTCCTTTCCTCAGAATTCCAGCCCTTCCAAGTTCCAAAAAGATTCTTTGAGGCTCATAAACTAATGAGTAATTTACCCTAAAAAATGACAACCTCATTATACATCTTTCAgagaaatatttgtggaaaatggAAACATACTTTTAAATGTCTTAGAACCTGATATCTCACCAAATGTATATGTTTCAGAGTTACAGCAACAGTTGCACTTTATAAGCAGCGAGGTCAGGCCCTCCTGCTGCTTGAACAGATGGTGGAATTCCAGCAGGACCCAGTGCCAGCCCAGCTGAGCCTTAGGAACTGAGATgtgaatatttcacattttttccaaCCACAACTATGAGTTCAGGCACAAAGAGCATATCTGAAACTTCGAAGGATGGATACCAACAAAACACAACTTTACACTGAACCAAAATTTTGTTCACCCTCCTTGAATGTAAAATCATTCCAACTTGAAAATATTACAGATTCAGAACAAACAATCCAATAATTAACAGGTCAACTGGTTCATGGAATTGCAATGGTGGTGAAGAATAGCACACTAGCGGCTCTGCACTCACCAGCTGGGATGCCTCTGGAGCATGTGCTGATGTTTCGTAGTTGCTTTCGGAACTGAGGGATATCTTTTCTCTGTTATTTCTCTAAAGAGACAAATATTGATCAGCGTTCAAACTTTGATTTCTGTATTACACATTTTCTCCTACCTTATGAGGAGAATAGTTCTGTACACTTTTTGTAAGTTGTCATCAAAGTTATTAAGGTTCTTTTGAGTGAAGTCTGAGTTATTTTTAGTCAGGTGTTTACCGTATtacttttttttgggtactggggattgaactcagggacacatgaccactaagccacatccccagccctattttggattTGATAACACTCAGCGGATGCTTAGAAAATATAATTCTCTTCTGTGCTTCTAGGAGTGTGGGTACTAGAAGGGAACAGGATGACTGATAACGCCAATTCCCTCAGAGTCACCAACTTAGGTTTTATATAGAGACGAATGACTACCCCACATGTAACCACTAAAGGTCAGGTGCACTTAAGTAAGGTGCTCAGGTGAAGCCCTCAAAGGGAACCCAGGATGCAGACTCCTGCAGTTCCCAGGAAAAAACAGAAGATGCCTCCAGCCTGCGCTCAGCCCTGCCACACATCCCTGTGCTCACTGACTGCACTTTTCCTAAAACTATCTGCTCTGACACCCCAAGGTGGCCCACAGGCCATGGAAGTCAGGAGTCTGACTTGAGAATTAGACTCTGGACTCAAGTTTTTTGGGTACAACTAGAGGagttcaagaaaaacaaaatgctggggctggggatatagctcagttggtagagtgcttgcctcacatgcacaaggccctaggttcaatccccagcaccacaaaaaaaaaaaaaaagaaagaaagaaagaacgaacAACAAAATGCCTATTCTCTCCTCAAAAACCACCACCTCCAATTTAACAAGTAGAACATTTGGCTTCCCCATAATGACATGTGTTTAAGAAAGGTCTGTAGTGACAGGCCTATAACTGTTACTATCTTTAGAAAAAGTATCACTTAAGCCTGGGAATTCAAGATCAGTATGCACAgcatagagagaccctgtctttaaaaaatatatatatatttaaagagatccctgcccttcccttgaactgggggcaggggacagagattgaacccaggggcactgtaacactgagctacaaccctggacctttttttttttgagacagggtctcactaaattggggaggctggcctcaaacttgtgattctcctgccgcagcctcctgagtcactaagattacaggtgtaagCCAATGCACCTGGCtgcacttcctttttaaaaattatcaaagaatGCTAATTATCACTATCTCAATaagatatataattattaaaaatctcttttctatCCCTAGATGCAGAAGAGGACAAGTGAAACTCTTTTCTTTAAGCATACTCAAGAATCCCACAGCCCAGGATTGCTGGTTCAACTAAAGATCCTACTGTGAAATCAGTCTTTTGGTTTAGACAAACTTCTACTTCATGCTCACCACTGTAAGTTCTTTAAGGGTTCGAGTTGATACTTTTCTGTTGAGCACTATACTGCTGAGTTACACAGGCATACAATAATAAGAGTTCAATAGGAACTCCCCCGAACAGGGTCTCACACTTGAGAGACTGAAGGTATACTCAGGACAGCTGAAGATACATACCTGACCGTGCCTGCTGTAAGAACACACGTGCAACTCCGACTTCCCTCTGTGATAACGATAAACATGGGTtgcccctccttcctctgccacagATGAATAATATTTCTAGAGAAGTAATGTGAAAGATGTTGGGTAATCAAATAGGtcaaattttcaataaataaacaaataaaacccccAATGGCTGGGCAAAGTATGGTTAATGAGGTAGGCAAGAGAGCAAATGTAAACCACCTATGCTGTTGAGAGGTCTCTGAAGCCTTAGGCCATGTGAAGTGGCTAAAGAGAAGCAAACTGCATTTGGCACTACTTTGCTGCCATCTGCTGCCTCTGAAGGGCAAGAACTGTGGCCAATAAAAGTTGGGCAGGACCATGTCCTCTGccaagttaaataatttttcacatCTTTGCCTCAAAGTCAAATACACatgccctttcctttcttctgacaAGTTCTGATGAACAGTTCCATGTTTACTGTGTAAGTCTCAGACAAGAACATGGGAAAAGAGGGGTACATTTTCTTGAGATTTAGAAATACAGCAGGAAATGAAACATAAACCCAAGAGCTATGCAACCCTACTCCCTAGGGTTCCCATGCAGGGGAGTGGAAGGAGAGGTCTCCAATTTAATAATAATCCAAAGGATCAGAAAACAGTTACATTTTTCTTGTCTATTTACTTCCCTCCCTCAAAGTTAACCTCAGATTTGCCCTTGATTATGACTAATGATGAAGACATCACAAGCCTGCTTGTTTTGAACATACTGTAGGGATAGTATCTAAAGTATGTGACTAGAAGAATAAGCAGGGAAAGAACTCAGAACATGGATCTGATAACTTTTAGGGGCTGCTTCAAAATTGTGAAGGCAAATCCATAATACTATCCTACATCTCTAGAAAGCCAAGGGGTTCTGAGGATCCATTCTAAACAGATTTGAACTGAAGCACGAACTAAAAATCAACATGAAGAACACCAATTTGCTAAACCtcaaacaaaagacaaatattattcCTTTTACTAAACAATGAACCAAGTATTTATCACTTTACAATACAGATAAACATGGATTTTTCCACAACCACCTCAGTACAAATAAGGACATGAAAATAtactgaataatattgcattggtTGGAATACTATTTGGGTCACAACAATTTTTATAAAGGATGTACAAAgattaagagttttttttttttttaatctgaacataaaaaatggaaaaagcagtaaaataaggaatcctcttccctctcccttacAGACAGGTGTCCTCACAGTCATAAAAGACTCACAAAATGTTAAGGCTGGAAGAGACCAGAGTTCTGGTGTTAATCCAAGAAGACAGAGAGCACCTTCCATACATGTGATTTCCCTCAATGTTGGCTGGAATGCCTTCAATATTACCTCAGAGGTACTTAAAAGATGACCTAAGTGCATTGGTTTCAGAGGGGggactttaaaacatttattcacCCATTTTAATGAATGGTACCAAAATCTCACTTAAATCCTGCATCCTAGAGTTTATAATTTGTCACTGTTCCTCTGTGGAAACCAAAGAAGTAGACTATAAAGACTGGAAAGGATTTTAGAAATCTTAATTTTATGATGGGAAACTAAAATACCTTTGGGTCCTGAAGTGCTTTCTCTAGCTTATCATTGTTTGGGTCACATGGTTTTGGTAAGGTTGAGAGAGACTAACTGGCAATATATTACAGTGGCAGAACATGGATATGATTCCTGAGAAGCAGTTCCTGACACTAAACCACACATCGCTGACCAGGAAACTCCATCTGTCCTATATAACCAGTTTGTCACCAACAACTGCTTATGGACCCGCTGGGACATAAAGTCTGATCACCAGGGACTTGAAACAAACATTACAAGTTAAGATCTAATGTACACTGTGTTTCAGTTTTTGTATCAACACATTTTGTTGTTGTGTGTATAtgacactggggactgaatcctctgagctatacccccagactttttttttattttgcggtagggtctcactaagttgcccaggctggcatccaacttgcaatcctcctgcatcagcctcccaaatagctgggattacagagtaGCCGAGTTACATGCCTGTGCCCCTCAATGTTTCAATGCATTCTGAAAACAAAGAGGCTCAGTTAACAGTTTAGAGtgatcctaatttttttttttttttaccttaagtTGAATATTGGAAAACAACACCACCCTACAATTTGACCTGTTTTAGAATTCAGCAAATACCCACCCACGCACACTAGACTGAAAACTCAGTAAGAGCAGAGACGTTTTAATTGTTCACAACAGTATCCTCAACATCAGAATtaggaattcaataaatatttgttggatgactTATAACTTGGGTGCGGGCCTGGTGAACAGAAGATTCAGGAGTATTCTGAGTCTTTCTGAATTCCAGAAAGATCCATATTGTTATCATTCCTTGGTGATGGGGCATGGCTTTGGTTCACAACTTACCCCACACTGACTTGAAGTATAGTCCATGAATTCAGCCATTGTTCTGAAGGAAGCACTAAGGGTTGGGTGCCTTTC of the Sciurus carolinensis chromosome 11, mSciCar1.2, whole genome shotgun sequence genome contains:
- the Akip1 gene encoding A-kinase-interacting protein 1 isoform X2, which gives rise to MENWFAAAALNGVDRRSLQRSARLGQEVLERAKRRAVNWHSQERPKGSMGSLSREGSYQERQLAAGPHPFLPGEREERHPTLSASFRTMAEFMDYTSSQCGKYYSSVAEEGGATHVYRYHRGKSELHVCSYSRHGQRNNREKISLSSESNYETSAHAPEASQLAEDVSKDLYIEVYPGTYSVTVGSTASTKKTHVVAVDSGQSVDLVFPI
- the Akip1 gene encoding A-kinase-interacting protein 1 isoform X3, with the protein product MPAQGDMENWFAAAALNGVDRRSLQRSARLGQEVLERAKRRAVNWHSQERPKGSMREERHPTLSASFRTMAEFMDYTSSQCGKYYSSVAEEGGATHVYRYHRGKSELHVCSYSRHGQRNNREKISLSSESNYETSAHAPEASQLAEDVSKDLYIEVYPGTYSVTVGSTASTKKTHVVAVDSGQSVDLVFPI
- the Akip1 gene encoding A-kinase-interacting protein 1 isoform X1, encoding MPAQGDMENWFAAAALNGVDRRSLQRSARLGQEVLERAKRRAVNWHSQERPKGSMGSLSREGSYQERQLAAGPHPFLPGEREERHPTLSASFRTMAEFMDYTSSQCGKYYSSVAEEGGATHVYRYHRGKSELHVCSYSRHGQRNNREKISLSSESNYETSAHAPEASQLAEDVSKDLYIEVYPGTYSVTVGSTASTKKTHVVAVDSGQSVDLVFPI